A single genomic interval of Syntrophobotulus glycolicus DSM 8271 harbors:
- the citF gene encoding citrate lyase subunit alpha gives MKNAVGREIPEYIEGYGKTKPFMGAFENYGERQRASVRLRSVKPGEKKLLDTIDQVLDKVEMKDGMTVSFHHHLRNGDYVINLVMAAIARRGIKDIHVASTGIFPIHEPLVEHMKNGVVTGISVNYISPGPVAKAISQGFLKRPAVMMSHGGRPRAIESGDLHIDVAFIASPEADAYGNINGVGGKASCGTLSYAVADAIYADKVVAVTDTLSPYPACPIDITQDFVDYVVVVDSIGDATGIVSGTTKVTSDPVGLKIAKIAAKVIDACGYIKDELSFQTGAGGTSLAVAAEVRKIMKEKGVIGSFGAGGITGYFVDMLTEGLFRNLFDVQCFDLKAVASYRDNPRHQAMSGSLYGNPHDKGAIVNNLDVMILGATEIDVGFNVNVVTGSDGVIMGASGGHNDTAAGSKLAMVVTNLIKGRLPVVKDKVTTVTTPGETIDVLVTERGIAVNPLRQDLIEKLKATDLNIMTIEELKTISESMTGQAEPIEFNDRVVAVVEYRDGTVIDIVRQPK, from the coding sequence ATGAAAAACGCTGTTGGAAGAGAGATCCCGGAATACATAGAAGGCTATGGAAAAACAAAACCGTTTATGGGGGCCTTTGAAAATTATGGGGAAAGACAAAGAGCTTCTGTGAGACTGCGTTCCGTAAAGCCGGGAGAGAAAAAGCTGCTGGATACCATTGATCAGGTTTTGGATAAAGTAGAAATGAAAGACGGCATGACAGTATCTTTTCACCATCATCTCAGAAATGGGGACTATGTGATCAATCTTGTCATGGCAGCAATTGCCAGAAGGGGAATTAAAGATATTCACGTTGCCTCGACGGGGATATTCCCCATTCATGAGCCGCTTGTTGAACATATGAAAAACGGTGTTGTTACCGGTATTTCTGTTAACTATATTTCACCGGGGCCTGTCGCCAAGGCGATTTCTCAGGGTTTTCTCAAACGCCCGGCGGTAATGATGAGCCACGGTGGTCGTCCCAGGGCTATTGAGAGCGGTGACCTGCATATTGATGTGGCCTTCATTGCTTCCCCAGAAGCCGATGCCTATGGCAATATCAATGGTGTAGGAGGAAAAGCTTCATGCGGGACATTGTCCTATGCGGTGGCGGATGCAATTTATGCTGATAAAGTAGTTGCGGTAACAGATACTCTCTCTCCATATCCTGCCTGTCCGATTGATATTACACAGGATTTTGTCGATTATGTCGTTGTTGTCGATTCTATTGGTGACGCTACCGGGATTGTTTCGGGCACAACTAAAGTGACATCAGATCCTGTAGGGTTAAAAATCGCTAAGATTGCTGCCAAGGTAATCGATGCTTGCGGATATATCAAAGATGAATTATCCTTTCAGACCGGCGCGGGCGGAACCTCTCTTGCCGTGGCAGCCGAAGTAAGGAAAATTATGAAAGAAAAAGGGGTTATCGGCAGCTTTGGAGCGGGCGGTATTACCGGTTACTTTGTTGATATGCTGACCGAGGGGTTATTCAGAAATCTTTTTGATGTACAATGTTTTGACCTGAAAGCGGTTGCTTCGTACCGGGACAATCCCAGACATCAGGCAATGAGCGGCTCTCTTTACGGGAACCCGCATGATAAGGGGGCCATTGTGAATAACCTTGATGTCATGATTTTGGGAGCTACTGAAATCGATGTTGGGTTTAATGTCAATGTCGTTACAGGATCAGATGGTGTAATCATGGGGGCTTCAGGCGGACATAATGACACTGCCGCCGGATCAAAACTGGCTATGGTCGTGACGAACCTAATTAAGGGGAGACTGCCTGTAGTTAAAGATAAAGTCACAACAGTAACCACTCCGGGGGAAACTATAGATGTTCTCGTGACAGAGAGGGGAATTGCGGTCAATCCGCTCAGACAGGATCTCATAGAAAAATTGAAAGCGACAGATCTCAATATCATGACAATTGAAGAATTAAAAACGATCTCCGAGTCCATGACCGGCCAGGCGGAGCCTATTGAGTTTAATGACAGGGTTGTAGCGGTTGTAGAATACCGGGATGGAACAGTAATCGATATCGTAAGGCAGCCAAAATAA
- a CDS encoding HpcH/HpaI aldolase/citrate lyase family protein has translation MRGYRRSILFVSGNNPKMLQDAPVFSSDGVVFDLESAVPTEDKDSARLLVKEALTFLDYSKVDIIVKINPLTTKHGINDIEMIAKEKPFAFMIPRASQEQMHEIDKKLTCIENKEGFVQGSIRLIPVIETAYALEYVTNIITSTPRITGAYLNAEGLTADFGMKRTKEGEEIIYARSRVVMACRAQKQNVIDTPFLDGDDYEGLQKDALRARNMGFTGKAAIDGRQIDIIHDIFE, from the coding sequence ATGAGAGGATATAGAAGAAGTATTTTGTTTGTTTCCGGAAATAATCCGAAAATGCTTCAGGATGCACCGGTTTTTAGCTCTGACGGCGTGGTTTTTGATTTGGAGAGTGCCGTCCCTACAGAAGATAAAGACAGTGCCCGTTTGCTTGTAAAAGAAGCTTTGACTTTTTTGGATTATTCCAAAGTTGACATTATCGTCAAAATTAATCCGCTGACGACAAAGCATGGAATAAATGATATTGAAATGATTGCCAAAGAAAAACCTTTTGCGTTTATGATCCCAAGGGCCAGTCAGGAGCAGATGCATGAGATTGATAAAAAATTAACATGTATTGAAAATAAAGAGGGGTTTGTCCAAGGAAGTATCCGGCTGATCCCTGTGATCGAAACGGCGTACGCCTTGGAATATGTCACCAATATCATTACCTCTACCCCGAGAATAACCGGAGCTTATCTCAATGCAGAGGGCCTGACGGCAGACTTCGGCATGAAGAGAACCAAGGAAGGCGAAGAAATTATTTACGCCAGAAGCAGGGTTGTTATGGCTTGCAGGGCACAAAAACAGAATGTGATCGATACTCCGTTTTTAGACGGGGATGATTATGAAGGTCTGCAAAAGGACGCGCTCAGGGCCAGAAATATGGGCTTTACTGGCAAGGCGGCCATTGATGGGAGACAGATCGATATCATACATGATATTTTCGAATGA
- the citD gene encoding citrate lyase acyl carrier protein: MKISRTAQVGTPDASDIMVMVSPNDKGGVKLEIQSKPVVMKQFGRHIEEVIRQKVEEMGVTDIVIKAKDNGALDYVIRARLQAAIEKAVFVYDKFYTKG, encoded by the coding sequence ATGAAAATTTCAAGAACAGCCCAAGTTGGGACTCCTGATGCTAGTGATATTATGGTTATGGTTTCACCTAACGATAAAGGCGGAGTTAAGTTGGAAATCCAGAGCAAGCCTGTTGTAATGAAACAGTTTGGCAGGCATATTGAGGAAGTTATTCGCCAAAAGGTCGAAGAAATGGGAGTTACCGATATTGTGATCAAGGCTAAAGATAACGGGGCTTTGGATTATGTGATCCGCGCAAGGCTTCAGGCAGCAATTGAAAAAGCAGTATTCGTCTACGATAAATTTTATACGAAGGGGTAA
- a CDS encoding zinc-ribbon domain containing protein has translation MFNDKVLSCKDCGREFTFSASEQEFYAEKGFTNEPGRCPECRSARKAQGRSGGYSRQPREMFPAVCSACGKETTVPFQPTGEKPVYCRDCYQPRSRSNW, from the coding sequence ATGTTTAATGACAAGGTATTATCTTGCAAGGACTGCGGTAGGGAATTCACTTTTTCTGCTTCAGAACAAGAGTTCTATGCGGAGAAGGGGTTCACTAACGAGCCTGGCCGTTGTCCAGAATGCCGTTCTGCAAGAAAAGCTCAAGGCAGATCAGGCGGCTATTCCCGTCAGCCAAGGGAAATGTTCCCTGCAGTATGTTCAGCTTGTGGGAAAGAAACTACAGTTCCTTTCCAGCCTACAGGCGAAAAACCGGTTTATTGCCGCGACTGCTACCAACCGCGTTCACGCAGCAATTGGTAA
- a CDS encoding undecaprenyl-diphosphate phosphatase, with product MDTNTLFMIKAVIIGIVEGITEFLPISSTGHMIIVGHFINFEGDFAKLFQIVIQLGAILAVIVLYRKRIFQSLNNLKPGEYGFKLWSSLIVAFIPTGLIAFLLHDKIETLLMSPVPVAASLLAGGFWMMFAETRYRNHHKTVKVEDVTYRQAVIIGLFQSLAVIWPGFSRSASTIIGGWIVGLSTVAAAEFSFFLALPTMVVATGYSLLKTKLILSSIEIIALVVGFIISFFVALVVIDRFIAYLQHKPMKGFAVYRIIVGVILLTMAVFHVL from the coding sequence ATGGATACAAATACTTTGTTCATGATTAAGGCTGTTATTATTGGTATAGTTGAAGGGATAACAGAGTTTTTGCCGATATCCTCGACGGGCCACATGATCATTGTAGGACATTTTATTAATTTTGAGGGAGACTTTGCCAAGCTTTTCCAAATCGTTATTCAATTGGGAGCAATTTTGGCCGTTATCGTTTTATACAGAAAACGGATTTTTCAATCCTTAAACAATCTAAAACCGGGGGAATACGGGTTCAAGCTATGGTCGAGTCTGATCGTCGCTTTTATTCCGACGGGCCTGATTGCCTTTTTGCTCCATGACAAAATAGAAACTTTGTTAATGAGCCCTGTCCCTGTCGCAGCGTCCCTTTTAGCAGGCGGATTCTGGATGATGTTTGCGGAGACGAGGTATAGGAATCATCACAAAACAGTAAAAGTGGAAGATGTGACCTATCGACAGGCGGTAATCATTGGCTTATTTCAAAGCCTCGCAGTAATATGGCCGGGCTTTTCCAGATCAGCCTCCACAATCATTGGCGGCTGGATAGTGGGGTTGTCAACGGTTGCTGCCGCAGAATTTTCATTTTTTTTAGCTTTGCCAACAATGGTTGTCGCAACGGGATATTCTCTCCTAAAAACAAAATTAATTTTAAGCTCAATAGAAATCATTGCTTTAGTGGTAGGTTTTATCATTTCTTTTTTTGTAGCGTTAGTCGTAATTGACCGGTTTATCGCTTATCTGCAGCATAAGCCGATGAAAGGCTTTGCTGTCTATAGAATCATTGTTGGGGTTATTCTTTTAACGATGGCTGTCTTTCATGTTTTATAG
- a CDS encoding SanA/YdcF family protein — translation MILFLLGITISLSTYIFAVNHYVEKQGAEYICSLDEIPQAEAILILGAYVLPNGTVSGMLEDRLAVGDELYKMGKAPKIIVSGDHGQSDYDEVNSMKSFLVHKGVPAQDIFMDHAGFSTYESMYRARDIFKVQRLIIVTQEYHLKRAVFDARGLGIEAGGVSADRHDYGQVMDTYKLREIIARNKDFLWVRIIRPKPTYLGEPIPVFGDGGLTDDK, via the coding sequence ATGATATTATTTTTACTGGGCATAACAATTTCCCTCAGTACATATATCTTTGCTGTTAACCATTACGTTGAAAAACAAGGCGCGGAATATATTTGCTCCTTGGATGAGATTCCTCAAGCTGAGGCAATCCTGATCCTGGGCGCTTATGTGCTGCCCAATGGGACTGTTTCAGGAATGCTTGAAGACAGGCTGGCAGTGGGAGATGAACTGTATAAAATGGGCAAGGCCCCAAAAATTATTGTCAGTGGGGATCACGGGCAAAGTGATTATGATGAAGTAAATTCAATGAAAAGCTTTTTAGTACATAAGGGAGTACCGGCTCAGGATATTTTTATGGACCATGCCGGTTTCAGTACGTATGAAAGCATGTATAGAGCCAGGGATATTTTCAAAGTACAAAGGCTGATTATTGTAACGCAGGAATATCACCTCAAAAGAGCGGTCTTTGATGCCCGGGGATTGGGAATTGAGGCTGGGGGAGTGAGTGCAGACAGGCATGATTACGGACAGGTCATGGATACTTACAAGCTAAGGGAGATTATAGCAAGGAATAAGGATTTCCTTTGGGTCAGGATTATCCGGCCTAAACCGACCTATCTTGGTGAACCGATACCTGTTTTCGGCGATGGCGGGCTGACTGACGATAAATAG
- the map gene encoding type I methionyl aminopeptidase, which yields MIVIKTAEQIELMAEAGKILSSCHRELRKIIRPGITTAEIDRFADDFIRSHGAKAEQKGYKGYPFATCASVNDEICHGFPNQTPLREGDIVTIDMVVNLRGWLADSAWSYPVGRISGQAETLLRVTKECLYIGIEKAVKGNRLGDISHAIQAHAESHGFSVVREFTGHGIGANMHEDPQVLHYGRPNRGLRLSEGMVFTIEPMVNLGAYHLTIDQNGWTARTADGSLSAQYEHTLAITENGTLVLTEQD from the coding sequence TTGATCGTAATTAAAACTGCGGAACAAATCGAGTTGATGGCCGAAGCCGGAAAAATATTGAGTTCCTGTCACAGGGAACTGCGCAAAATCATTCGTCCGGGTATAACCACTGCGGAGATCGACCGCTTTGCGGATGACTTCATCCGGTCTCACGGAGCGAAAGCTGAGCAAAAAGGTTACAAAGGCTATCCCTTTGCTACCTGTGCTTCAGTCAACGATGAAATCTGCCATGGATTCCCCAATCAAACCCCTCTACGGGAAGGGGATATTGTTACTATAGATATGGTTGTCAATCTTAGGGGTTGGCTGGCTGATTCTGCCTGGTCTTATCCGGTCGGCCGGATATCCGGGCAGGCTGAAACTCTCCTCAGAGTAACGAAAGAGTGTCTTTATATTGGGATAGAAAAGGCCGTTAAGGGCAATCGTCTGGGGGATATTTCCCATGCCATTCAGGCCCATGCAGAATCGCACGGCTTTTCCGTGGTCCGTGAGTTTACAGGACACGGTATAGGGGCAAATATGCATGAAGATCCTCAGGTCCTTCATTATGGCCGCCCCAACAGGGGCCTTAGGCTTAGTGAAGGAATGGTTTTTACCATAGAACCAATGGTTAATTTGGGTGCTTATCATCTGACCATTGATCAAAACGGGTGGACGGCCAGGACGGCAGACGGCAGCCTGTCTGCCCAATATGAGCATACCTTAGCCATCACCGAGAACGGCACCTTGGTGTTAACTGAACAGGACTGA
- a CDS encoding P-II family nitrogen regulator, translated as MKEIVSPIMIEGGLAVESEDYKLIVTIVNKGKGEKVADIAHQAGAQGGTVLYGRGTAVRLLLGISIEPEKEIFLTLIQKENAQAVLDAIVKKMNLNEPHKGIAFMLSLDQVTGINKGE; from the coding sequence ATGAAGGAAATCGTGTCGCCAATTATGATTGAAGGAGGCTTGGCAGTGGAATCAGAAGATTACAAACTGATTGTTACCATTGTGAACAAAGGTAAAGGGGAAAAGGTAGCGGATATCGCCCACCAAGCCGGAGCTCAAGGAGGAACCGTTCTCTATGGTCGCGGAACGGCGGTTCGTTTATTGTTAGGAATCAGTATCGAACCGGAAAAAGAAATCTTTCTGACTTTGATTCAAAAAGAGAATGCTCAGGCGGTGCTGGACGCTATTGTGAAAAAAATGAATTTAAATGAACCCCATAAGGGAATTGCTTTTATGCTTTCTCTTGATCAAGTAACGGGCATCAATAAAGGAGAATGA
- a CDS encoding ArsB/NhaD family transporter — MEQHIAYWQVIAAVVIFLTSYAIIVSEKINRSIIALCGALLMIILGIVDLHDAYTEHIHWATIFLLLGMMILVGITNKSGIFQYIAVKTAQSAKGDPVKVLVRLALLTAVGAAFIDNVTTVLLITPITIGIARVLHVRPFPFLITEIFICNIGGAATLVGDPPNIMIGVAADISFNDFLFHITPIIIIITLITIAFLKFSFGRQLHVEEQYKQQLMDIDAKEYIRDMVLAKKSLFVFTLTLLGFVLHQFVHLEPAVVALSGATLLMLIGVKEGDLEEVFHTVEWVTIFFFAGLFILVGGLVEVGIIGKAASWMIEVTGGDMGLTSLVIMWGAGLASAFIDNIPLVATMIPMLQDMIVQLSLPQVEASTLWWSLSLGACLGGNGTLIASSANLIVASIAAKEEAPISFIEFLKVSILVTLMSLVLATVYVYVVFIKLGFA, encoded by the coding sequence ATGGAACAGCATATTGCCTATTGGCAAGTTATCGCGGCAGTAGTTATCTTTCTCACAAGCTACGCCATCATTGTTTCGGAGAAAATCAATCGCTCTATTATTGCCCTGTGCGGCGCACTCCTCATGATTATATTAGGTATTGTAGACCTGCATGACGCCTATACGGAGCATATTCACTGGGCGACCATCTTCCTGCTTCTTGGTATGATGATTTTAGTTGGGATTACAAACAAAAGCGGAATTTTTCAATATATTGCAGTCAAAACCGCACAAAGCGCCAAAGGAGATCCGGTGAAAGTATTGGTAAGGCTTGCCTTGCTGACAGCTGTCGGGGCAGCTTTTATCGATAATGTAACTACCGTTTTGTTGATTACACCCATTACGATCGGTATTGCCCGGGTTTTACATGTCCGGCCTTTTCCTTTTCTCATCACGGAGATCTTTATCTGCAATATCGGCGGTGCCGCTACTTTGGTGGGAGACCCCCCCAATATTATGATTGGCGTAGCGGCAGACATTTCCTTTAATGATTTCCTTTTTCATATCACACCTATCATTATCATTATTACGCTTATTACAATCGCTTTTTTAAAATTTTCCTTTGGCAGACAGCTCCATGTAGAGGAGCAATATAAACAGCAGCTGATGGACATTGATGCGAAAGAATATATCCGGGATATGGTTCTGGCCAAAAAATCCCTCTTTGTTTTTACTCTTACCTTATTGGGCTTTGTCCTGCATCAGTTTGTGCACTTGGAACCGGCGGTGGTCGCTTTGTCCGGCGCTACCCTTTTGATGCTTATCGGTGTCAAAGAAGGCGACCTGGAAGAAGTCTTTCATACGGTAGAATGGGTAACCATTTTCTTCTTCGCGGGCTTGTTCATATTGGTAGGAGGCTTGGTTGAAGTCGGTATTATCGGCAAAGCCGCTTCATGGATGATAGAAGTTACCGGCGGAGATATGGGTCTTACCTCCCTGGTCATCATGTGGGGGGCCGGTTTGGCTTCCGCTTTTATTGACAATATTCCCCTTGTGGCCACCATGATTCCCATGCTTCAGGACATGATTGTTCAGTTATCTCTGCCCCAAGTGGAAGCATCCACCCTCTGGTGGTCTCTATCCCTGGGAGCTTGTTTGGGCGGTAACGGTACATTGATTGCATCCTCCGCAAATTTGATTGTGGCTTCAATTGCGGCTAAAGAAGAAGCGCCCATTTCATTCATAGAATTTCTCAAAGTAAGCATTCTAGTCACCCTGATGTCTTTAGTGCTGGCAACCGTCTACGTGTATGTGGTGTTTATTAAACTGGGTTTTGCGTGA
- a CDS encoding CarD family transcriptional regulator, with amino-acid sequence MFQVGDKILYPMHGICIIDAVEKKELFGQQELCYILNIQKANMKITIPVDKATKIGVRKVVGPEILENILNSFNLGDTDSNIFENQRYCKEINKKKFKTGNINQGTEIIRDLTRKSRRTKLGQDDTNMLDNARRVFVSELMEVKGLALEQAVYLLDEALNSK; translated from the coding sequence ATGTTTCAAGTCGGAGATAAAATTCTGTATCCGATGCATGGAATTTGTATAATTGATGCTGTAGAAAAGAAAGAGCTTTTCGGCCAACAGGAGCTTTGCTACATTCTGAATATCCAAAAAGCAAACATGAAGATTACTATTCCTGTAGATAAAGCTACAAAAATAGGAGTCCGCAAGGTAGTCGGACCCGAGATCTTAGAAAATATACTCAATAGTTTCAACCTTGGAGATACAGATTCCAACATTTTTGAAAACCAAAGATACTGCAAGGAAATCAATAAAAAGAAATTTAAAACTGGGAACATCAACCAAGGTACTGAAATCATTCGTGATTTGACTCGTAAGAGCCGAAGGACCAAACTCGGACAAGACGACACAAATATGTTGGACAACGCTCGACGGGTTTTTGTCAGTGAGCTGATGGAGGTAAAGGGTCTTGCTCTGGAACAAGCGGTCTATTTACTCGACGAAGCGCTGAATTCCAAATAA
- the rsgA gene encoding ribosome small subunit-dependent GTPase A: protein MNKKLINLGFSERFLQESTFHGGLYLGRVVAQYKDLYNVATEKSEVLSQISGKLRYSSDESSDYPAVGDFVMVDREDEQHGNAIIHKILTRKSLFVRRAAGTSHDVQVVAANIDTIFICMSLNHDFNLRRLERYLSIAWDSGAVPVVILTKSDLCNDLPERLTEIQSVATGVDIVVTSSMTEDGYHAILKYISPGLTVAFIGSSGVGKSTLINRLLGENAMETREIRKDDKGKHTTTRRELIVIPSGGAVIDTPGMREIGAESVNLVKTFADIDEFAERCRFKDCLHENEPGCAVKKAIEEGLITQERLQNYKKLKREAKYEGLNSREIEKEKITEMFTEFGGIKNARDYMKSKNKK, encoded by the coding sequence TTGAATAAGAAATTAATAAATTTAGGATTCTCGGAGAGATTCCTTCAAGAATCGACATTCCATGGAGGGCTTTATTTGGGGAGAGTTGTTGCCCAATACAAAGATTTGTATAATGTAGCAACAGAAAAATCTGAAGTCCTCTCGCAAATATCCGGAAAGCTGCGCTATTCTTCCGATGAGTCGTCGGATTATCCGGCGGTCGGTGACTTTGTTATGGTCGACCGGGAGGATGAGCAGCATGGCAATGCCATTATCCATAAAATATTGACGAGAAAAAGCTTATTTGTTCGCAGAGCGGCAGGAACTTCCCACGATGTTCAAGTAGTGGCCGCAAACATTGACACCATTTTTATCTGCATGTCTCTCAATCATGATTTCAATCTGCGAAGGTTGGAGCGTTATCTTTCGATTGCTTGGGACAGCGGAGCAGTGCCTGTAGTGATACTGACAAAGTCGGATTTATGTAATGATCTTCCTGAAAGACTTACGGAAATCCAAAGTGTTGCGACGGGTGTTGATATTGTGGTCACCTCAAGCATGACAGAGGATGGATATCATGCAATCCTGAAGTATATTTCACCGGGTTTGACGGTTGCATTTATAGGTTCCTCCGGTGTCGGAAAATCAACCTTGATTAACCGCCTTCTTGGTGAAAACGCAATGGAAACGAGAGAGATTAGAAAAGATGATAAGGGAAAACATACGACGACAAGACGCGAGCTAATCGTTATCCCTTCCGGTGGAGCGGTTATAGATACACCGGGAATGCGCGAAATCGGCGCGGAAAGTGTAAACCTTGTGAAGACCTTCGCGGATATCGATGAGTTTGCCGAACGCTGCAGATTCAAAGACTGTCTGCATGAGAATGAGCCGGGCTGCGCAGTCAAAAAAGCTATTGAAGAAGGTCTGATTACCCAAGAACGCCTGCAGAACTATAAAAAGCTTAAGAGAGAGGCAAAGTATGAAGGCTTAAATTCCAGGGAAATAGAAAAAGAGAAAATCACGGAAATGTTTACTGAGTTTGGGGGAATAAAAAACGCAAGAGATTATATGAAATCTAAAAATAAAAAATAA
- a CDS encoding carbonic anhydrase: MQKLLEGLNKFKENDFETHKELFEELREAQNPHTLFIGCSDSRLDPNLITQTLPGELFVVRNIANIVPPYRKSQEYLSTTSAIEYAVKVLKIQHIVVCGHSNCGGCRSLYLPDEILSTIPHTKKWLELAVPVKNKVLADVIEEKGKREWMTEQINILEQMKNLLTYPFIQEKYTEKTLSIYGWYYMIETGEVYIYNKQNGLFELSN, from the coding sequence ATGCAGAAGCTTTTAGAAGGATTAAACAAATTCAAGGAGAATGATTTTGAAACACATAAAGAACTTTTTGAGGAGTTAAGGGAAGCCCAAAATCCGCACACTTTATTTATCGGATGCTCCGATTCGAGGTTAGATCCAAATTTAATTACGCAAACTTTGCCTGGAGAATTATTTGTCGTAAGAAATATTGCCAATATCGTTCCGCCGTATAGAAAATCACAGGAGTATTTATCAACGACATCAGCAATTGAATATGCCGTAAAGGTTCTAAAGATACAACATATTGTTGTGTGCGGGCACTCAAATTGTGGAGGATGCAGATCTCTGTATTTACCTGATGAAATATTAAGTACAATTCCGCATACAAAAAAGTGGTTGGAGCTAGCAGTTCCTGTTAAAAATAAAGTCTTAGCCGATGTTATTGAAGAAAAAGGAAAACGAGAATGGATGACAGAGCAAATTAATATTTTAGAGCAGATGAAAAACTTGTTAACATACCCTTTTATTCAAGAAAAATATACAGAAAAAACCCTTTCAATTTATGGGTGGTATTATATGATAGAGACCGGTGAGGTGTATATTTACAATAAACAAAATGGGCTATTCGAGCTATCAAATTAG